A window of Streptomyces marispadix contains these coding sequences:
- a CDS encoding Na(+)/H(+) antiporter subunit B has translation MTDVLIAVALVLVAVTATAAVLNHEPLRQALVLSFLGLTLALLFALVQAPDVSLSQLAVGSALTPLMIVLTVRKVRRGTGDSTASETTGASDDQGTRGDRDAGDRDAGGGEERR, from the coding sequence GTGACCGATGTGCTGATCGCCGTGGCCCTCGTACTCGTCGCCGTCACGGCCACGGCAGCCGTGCTCAACCATGAGCCGTTGCGTCAGGCGCTCGTGCTCTCCTTCCTGGGACTGACGCTCGCGCTGCTCTTCGCCCTCGTACAGGCGCCGGACGTGAGCCTGTCGCAGCTCGCCGTCGGCTCGGCGCTGACGCCGCTGATGATCGTGCTGACGGTACGGAAGGTTCGGCGCGGAACAGGCGACTCCACGGCCTCAGAGACCACGGGAGCCTCCGATGACCAGGGCACCCGCGGCGACCGGGACGCCGGCGACCGGGACGCCGGCGGCGGGGAGGAGCGGCGGTGA
- a CDS encoding sodium:proton antiporter: MTLLPYLVAGWLFLIGVYGIVVSRDLIHTVGCLSVTQSSTYVLLLAVGYRDGGTAPVYADVPKDARVVDPVVQALTLTDVVVGATVTALLLALVIQLHKRHGTVDPDQLSALKG, encoded by the coding sequence ATGACCCTGCTGCCCTACCTCGTCGCGGGCTGGCTCTTCCTGATCGGCGTCTACGGAATCGTCGTCAGCCGCGATCTCATCCACACCGTCGGCTGCCTCTCCGTCACCCAGTCCTCCACATACGTACTGCTGCTCGCCGTCGGCTACCGGGACGGCGGCACCGCGCCCGTCTACGCGGACGTGCCGAAGGACGCCCGCGTCGTCGACCCCGTCGTACAGGCGCTGACCCTCACGGACGTCGTCGTGGGCGCCACCGTGACGGCGCTGCTGCTGGCCCTCGTCATCCAGTTGCACAAGCGGCACGGCACCGTCGACCCCGACCAGCTCTCGGCGCTGAAGGGCTGA
- a CDS encoding MnhB domain-containing protein, translating into MTRRARFVLFLVAAAAVALLFVAAFVRLPPFGGDFHPYGDRAVRAAFAHRTANAVAAVNFDQRALDTLGEETILFSAVLGAVVLLRQIAGERRRPPRRARVSGAIRRLGVAMLPVALLTGLYVVAHGQITPGGGFQGGVVVATALHLLYVAADYGALERVRPLSLYEIGDATGEAAYVVTGVATVLAGSAFLANVLPWGTFGTLTSAGTVVVLNAAVGMEVACGVVVLLATFLDQAVEIEEPSHAPASGGTPDGSGGDAG; encoded by the coding sequence GTGACCCGGCGGGCCAGGTTCGTGCTCTTCCTCGTGGCGGCAGCCGCCGTCGCGCTGCTCTTCGTCGCGGCCTTCGTCCGACTGCCGCCCTTCGGCGGCGACTTCCACCCCTACGGCGACCGTGCCGTACGTGCGGCCTTCGCGCACCGCACCGCGAACGCCGTCGCCGCCGTCAACTTCGACCAGCGCGCCCTCGACACCCTCGGCGAGGAGACGATCCTCTTCTCCGCCGTGCTCGGTGCCGTGGTGCTGCTGCGTCAGATCGCGGGGGAGCGCCGCCGGCCGCCGCGCCGGGCCCGGGTCTCGGGCGCGATCCGCCGCCTCGGAGTGGCGATGCTGCCCGTAGCGCTCCTCACCGGCCTCTACGTCGTCGCGCACGGGCAGATCACGCCCGGCGGCGGATTCCAGGGCGGCGTCGTCGTGGCCACGGCACTTCATCTGCTCTATGTGGCCGCCGATTACGGGGCGTTGGAGCGTGTACGGCCGCTGTCGCTGTACGAGATCGGGGACGCGACCGGCGAGGCCGCCTACGTGGTGACCGGCGTCGCGACGGTGCTGGCCGGGTCGGCCTTCCTCGCCAACGTCCTGCCCTGGGGGACGTTCGGCACGCTGACCTCGGCGGGCACCGTCGTCGTGCTCAACGCGGCCGTCGGCATGGAGGTGGCCTGCGGAGTGGTCGTGCTGCTGGCGACGTTCCTCGACCAGGCGGTGGAGATCGAGGAGCCGTCGCACGCCCCGGCATCCGGCGGCACGCCCGACGGGAGCGGCGGTGACGCCGGATGA